The Streptomyces sp. DG1A-41 genomic sequence ACACCGCGGCCTGCAAGAGCGTGCAGGTCAACTACAACCCGACCGGCTCGGGCGCGGGCATCACCGCGTTCCTTCAGGGCCAGACCGCCTTCGCCGGCTCGGACTCCGCGCTGAAGCCCGAGGAAGTCGAGCAGTCCAAGAAGGTCTGCTCCGGTGGCCAGGCCATCGACCTGCCGATGGTCGGCGGTCCGGTCGCCGTCGGCTACAAGGTCCCGGGCGTCGACAACCTCGTCCTGGACGCGTCGACCCTCGCCAAGATCTTCGACAGCAAGATCACCAACTGGAACGACCCGGCGATCGCGAAGCTCAACCCCGACGCCAAGCTGCCCAACCTCAAGATCCAGGCCTTCCACCGCTCCGACGAGTCCGGTACCACGGACAACTTCACCAAGTACCTGAAGGCCGCCGCGCCGAACGACTGGAAGTACGAGCCGGGCAAGGCCTGGGAGGCCAAGGGCGGCCAGTCCGCACAGGGCTCCTCCGGCCTGGCACAGCAGGTGAAGCAGACCAACGGCGCGATCTCGTACTTCGAGCTCTCCTACGCCAAGGACGGCATCCAGACGGTCAGCATCGACACGGGCGCCTCCAAGCCGGTCGAGGCCACCCTGGAGAACGCCACCAGGGCCATCGCCGCGGCCAAGCAGGTCGGCACCGGCAAGGACCTCGCCCTTGAGCTCGACTACGCGACCAAGGCCGAGGGCGCCTACCCGATCACGCTGGTGACCTACGAGATCGTCTGCGACAAGGGCAACAAGGCCGACACCCTGCCCACGGTCAAGTCCTTCCTCAACTACACGGCATCCGAAGACGGCCAGGGTCTGCTGGAGGACGCCGACTACGCCCCGATGCCCGACGAGGTCATCACCAAGGTCCGCGAGACCATCAACGGCCTGAGCTGACCTGAGTGTGCGGCCCAGCCCCGACCGGGGTTGGGCCGCACCGTCCGGTGCACCGCCGCCAGGAGCCTCCGCACACGGGACGGCTCCGCAGACCGGAGAACCTGATGGACATAACAACGCAGAAGCCCAGCGCACCACCGACGCCCACCGAGGCCGAGCAGAAGCGCGCCGCGCGCGGCGCCACCCGCCCCGGAGACCGGGTCTTCCTCGGGCTCTCCCGCGGGTCCGGCATCCTCGTGCTGGTGATCATGGCCGCCATCGCGGCCTTCCTGACCTATCGCGCCGTCCTCGCGATCAGCAAGGACGAGGCCAACTTCTTCACCACCTTCGAGTGGAACCCCAGCGGTATGCCGCCGGCCTTCGGTATCGCGGTCCTGGCCTTCGGCACCGTCGTGTCGTCGATCATCGCCATGGTCATCGCGGTGCCGATCGCTGTCGGCATCGCCCTGTTCATCACGCACTACGCCCCGCGCAAGCT encodes the following:
- the pstS gene encoding phosphate ABC transporter substrate-binding protein PstS, giving the protein MKLQRMNRRALALGALAVSGALALTACGSDDTGGTSGGDSSANASPGNIKCDDAKGQLQASGSSAQKNAIDAWVKQYTAACKSVQVNYNPTGSGAGITAFLQGQTAFAGSDSALKPEEVEQSKKVCSGGQAIDLPMVGGPVAVGYKVPGVDNLVLDASTLAKIFDSKITNWNDPAIAKLNPDAKLPNLKIQAFHRSDESGTTDNFTKYLKAAAPNDWKYEPGKAWEAKGGQSAQGSSGLAQQVKQTNGAISYFELSYAKDGIQTVSIDTGASKPVEATLENATRAIAAAKQVGTGKDLALELDYATKAEGAYPITLVTYEIVCDKGNKADTLPTVKSFLNYTASEDGQGLLEDADYAPMPDEVITKVRETINGLS